A single Cottoperca gobio chromosome 5, fCotGob3.1, whole genome shotgun sequence DNA region contains:
- the zbtb49 gene encoding zinc finger and BTB domain-containing protein 49 — MDTLSSHSSYLLQQLQEQRIQGLLCDCMLMVKGVCFKAHKNVLAAFSSYFRSLFQNSPSQKNEVFNLVIQDVSGIGQILDYMYTSHLDINQDNVQALLDIAQCLQVPNVQSMCNAFLKPCPPPVEISSFSLPGMLSAEHDCLLGNSLPQDVDLHCPSETQRPGFSSEMDHTKRMSVSVPNSSSNCDTASSTQAPVEKQLVHGYKLRNFYSKQYFRQSALETNSAALNQGPCPLVLVEEQPCQLGVGQGGSHTPVCSGNTVQPNPPCTSVAVEKTHVSSLTPSDNLNTPNSNSEDSQLNKPMRPKKAVYLKKYNYLRSQKALEEMFAESVSEPVLSCPKESHREETVVQTEVSEAPVEGLNADKEPVTETPTDAQLPSPPPVNQAEQNTKTVPEPQLQIGNKQYCCDVCGKIFKHPSNLELHKRSHTGEKPFQCNVCGRNFSQAGNLQTHLRRHSGERPYICELCGKSFTASGDVHRHKVVHTGEKPHLCDICGRGFNNLSNLKEHKRTHTADKTFTCDQCGKSFNTHRKLLKHKGRHAGEKPHSCATCGKCFIGSGDLQRHIRSHTGEKPYICNACGKSFTRSAMLRRHSNRHCKGAPADSPATDDPDPPRSSVGVASFPKPVSQSKPPAATSEQHFPNMMPHAGLEKPSSPTPSPPHIETPPPSMHLSPAPALTPLPELRSLVPHHLLSSNHQERSAALTATDHMKLAKPHQLSQEAVYGPYGENGSMSAEMGRGLVGRPYLPPTDNHCSSLTSSSRPNSGTYRSTEGQFISSVTLWGLAMKTLQNDNDMEQ, encoded by the exons ATGGACACCCTGTCCAGCCACAGCTCCtacctcctgcagcagctccaggagCAAAGGATTCAGGGTCTGCTCTGTGACTGTATGCTGATGGTCAAAGGTGTCTGCTTCAAAGCCCACAAAAATGTCCTGGCTGCTTTCAGCTCCTATTTCAG GTCTTTATTCCAAAATTCCCCCAGTCAGAAGAATGAGGTGTTCAACTTGGTCATCCAGGATGTTAGTGGCATCGGCCAAATTTTGGACTACATGTACACCTCCCATCTTGACATCAACCAAGATAATGTTCAAGCCCTCCTGGACATTGCTCAGTGTTTGCAGGTTCCAAATGTCCAGAGCATGTGTAATGCTTTCCTCAAGCCTTGTCCTCCACCTGTGGAGATCTCGTCATTTTCTCTTCCGGGCATGCTGAGCGCCGAGCACGACTGCCTCTTGGGGAACAGTCTTCCTCAAGATGTCGACCTCCACTGTCCCTCGGAAACGCAGAGGCCCGGCTTTAGCAGTGAAATGGATCACACCAAAAGGATGTCTGTTTCTGTGCCTAATAGCAGCTCAAACTGTGATACAGCTAGCAGCACTCAGGCACCTGTAGAAAAACAGCTTGTCCACGGCTACAAGCTCCGTAACTTCTACAGTAAGCAGTACTTCAGACAAAGTGCACTCGAGACTAATAGTGCAGCCTTAAATCAAGGCCCGTGCCCTTTAGTGCTGGTTGAAGAGCAGCCATGTCAGCTCGGGGTCGGCCAGGGAGGAAGCCACACCCCTGTATGCTCAGGAAACACTGTTCAGCCCAATCCTCCCTGCACATCTGTGGCAGTCGAAAAAACCCATGTCTCTTCTTTAACACCCTCAGATAATTTAAACACCCCCAACTCTAACTCAGAAGACTCCCAGCTCAACAAGCCAATGCGCCCAAAGAAGGCCGTGTACCTGAAAAAATATAACTACCTCCGGTCTCAGAAGGCTTTGGAGGAGATGTTTGCTGAATCAGTGAGTGAGCCCGTCCTCAGCTGTCCCAAAGAGAGTCATCGAGAAGAGACTGTGGTCCAGACTGAAGTTTCAGAAGCTCCTGTTGAGGGCCTTAACGCAGACAAGGAGCCGGTCACAGAGACGCCAACAGATGCACAACTTCCCAGTCCTCCACCTGTCAACCAAGCAgagcaaaacacaaaaactgtGCCAGAGCCACAACTGCAGATAGGAAACAAGCAGTATTGTTGTGACGTGTGTGGCAAAATCTTCAAGCACCCGAGCAACCTGGAGCTGCACAAGCGCTCACATACCG GTGAGAAGCCCTTTCAGTGTAATGTTTGTGGGAGAAACTTCTCGCAG GCTGGAAATTTACAGACACATTTGCGGCGACATTCTGGAGAGAGACCGTACATCTGCGAGTTATGTGGTAAAAG CTTTACTGCATCAGGGGATGTCCACCGTCACAAAGTGGTCCACACGGGAGAGAAGCCGCACCTGTGTGATATATGTGGACGAG GATTTAACAATTTGAGTAATCTCAAGGAGCACAAGAGGACTCACACCGCAGACAAGACATTCACATGTGACCAGTGTGGAAAATCCTTCAACACGCACAGAAAGCTTCTGAAGCACAAGGGCCGCCACGCTGGGGAAAAACCACACAGCTGTGCCACCTGTG GGAAGTGCTTCATCGGCTCAGGGGACCTGCAGCGTCACATAAGATCACATACTGGTGAGAAACCTTACATCTGTAACGCCTGTGGGAAGAGCTTTACCCGCTCCGCCATGTTGAGGAGACACAGCAACAGGCACTGCAAAGGGGCTCCAGCCGACAGCCCGGCCACAGACGACCCTGACCCACCTCGTAGCTCAGTGGGAGTGGCCTCGTTCCCCAAACCTGTCAGCCAGAGTAAACCTCCTGCAGCGACCAGTGAGCAGCATTTCCCAAACATGATGCCCCATGCAGGGTTAGAGAAACCATCATCGCCTACTCCTTCACCACCACATATAGAGACTCcacctcccagcatgcacctcaGCCCAGCTCCTGCCCTGACCCCCCTTCCAGAGCTGCGCTCGCTGGTACCCCATCACCTCCTGTCCTCCAACCACCAGGAGAGAAGTGCAGCCCTGACTGCAACAGACCACATGAAGCTTGCCAAACCCCACCAGCTCTCTCAGGAGGCTGTGTACGGGCCGTATGGGGAGAACGGGAGCATGTCCGCGGAGATGGGCAGAGGTCTGGTGGGCAGGCCGTACCTTCCTCCCACAGATAATCACTGCAGTTCCCTCACTTCTTCTAGCAGGCCCAACAGTGGCACGTACAGGTCCACTGAGGGCCAGTTTATCTCCAGTGTCACTCTGTGGGGCCTGGCAATGAAAACTCTGCAGAATGATAATGACATGGAGCAGTAA
- the lyar gene encoding cell growth-regulating nucleolar protein, whose protein sequence is MVFFTCNGCGESLKKAQVDKHVNMCRGCQVLSCIDCGKDFWGDDYKNHIKCISEDQKYGGKGYEAKANKGDVKQQQWIQRINDAMNKPGVSAKLKNVLQQVSSYDNVPRKKAKFQNWIRNSLKISNTSLHDEVWDILGAADNPPPAPQETKEAKQTVAEVNVDTNGKEKQNGHPDVEKKKLNKRERKEARQQKSGKAVKGAEKAVQEPEEGKKKKKDRKRKHSVEEDGEDEQNAAGNETSSKKTKTNDQEAADVSETEDQEVPKGKFNWKGNIRAVLRDSDDQELALKKLRKKVLAAYYSFTGAGNFKTEEEVFALFNKKINNNPKFRVLKERVKLVK, encoded by the exons ATGGTGTTTTTCACCTGCAATGGATGTGGCGAATCCCTGAAAAAAGCTCAGGTTGATAAACACGTGAACATGTGCCGGGGTTGCCAGGTCCTGTCCTGCATCGACTGCGGAAAAGACTTCTG GGGTGATGACTACAAGAACCACATTAAATGTATCAGCGAAGACCAGAAGTATGGAGGCAAAGGCTACGAGGCTAAGGCTAACAAAGGAGATGTGAAACAGCAGCAGTGGATTCAG AGAATCAATGACGCCATGAACAAACCTGGAGTCAGTGCAAAGCTAAAGAATGTGCTCCAACAAGTCAGTTCATATGATAACGTCCCAAGAAAGAAGGCTAAGTTTCAG aACTGGATAAGAAACAGTCTTAAAATATCTAACACCAGTCTTCATGATGAAGTGTGGGACATCCTCGGTGCAGCTGACAAT CCTCCTCCGGCCCCACAGGAGACTAAAGAAGCCAAACAAACAGTGGCTGAAGTCAACGTGGACACtaatggaaaagaaaagcagaacgGCCATCCAGAcgtggagaagaagaaactgaacaAACGTGAGCGTAAAGAGGCCCGTCAGCAGAAGAGTGGGAAGGCTGTGAAAGGGGCTGAAAAGGCTGTACAGGAGCCAGAAgaaggcaaaaagaaaaagaaggaccgaaagagaaaacacagtgTTGAGGAAGACGGAGAGGATGAGCAGAACGCTGCTGGAAATGAGACATCgagcaagaaaacaaagacaa atgACCAAGAGGCTGCTGACGTATCAGAGACTGAGGACCAAGAAGTTCCCAAAG GCAAATTCAACTGGAAGGGAAATATCAGGGCAGTGCTGAGAGACTCAGATGACCAGGAACTGGCACTAAAGAAACTCAGGAAGAAG GTTTTGGCAGCGTACTACTCTTTCACTGGTGCTGGAAATTTTAAAACTGAGGAGGAGGTGTTCGCACTTTTCAACAAGAAGATCAACAACAATCCCAAATTTAGAGTCTTAAAAGAAAGAGTTAAACTTGTAAAGTAG